A stretch of Arachis hypogaea cultivar Tifrunner chromosome 15, arahy.Tifrunner.gnm2.J5K5, whole genome shotgun sequence DNA encodes these proteins:
- the LOC140179161 gene encoding uncharacterized protein, giving the protein MADVSVSDIEGNRDQNLDLTTAELRSLARLLSKLSDSKFLDLNSNGASSSASALADPSSVYYLHPELYAMKQGNLNIAEYYTKMKVVWEDIESFKPVPVCVSCDVNCECGLKVVRSYRKRNYAVRFLCGLNEQFSDVRSQIMLMKPFFAVNEMFPLLTQQERQIHGMDTEIRSFALLPIPLTIAMIIASLEGEDKECGMEEVDEVEEIHLRATHTVTTHKVNNDSGGGLKQDKEKDDPLLSNQSLRDALVAFLRQECTQACHGESMRETCNSNAGQGGATDHVSHSLHFFTTFRHIRPILSQTSLKKIGTARACKVLYMLATPANLHASLALVPSTSTDSIIHQPKESQAVHIINRLPSPILKYQTPFSTLYGKNTHISHLRTFGCLAYASTLAHGRKKFDKRARKSIFLGFKSGTKGFLLFDLGTRELYLSRDVEFYESSFPYMLSNFNIAMDTSKSIGSNHGSDVVLLDPFTCDYSSLDSVVSYHSASASASHSSYPLVVNEHVGDPSESLHQNSSLSESMHQNSSSTSSSIVFLCQSTRVSRPPHYLRDYYCMLARINCSSLQSDSRKYGLSQMVHYGKLSPTFRAFSLALTTTEEPKTYKQAVAHECWKNAISVELLALERNKTWTVTSLPLGKRAIAVLSRYNTVEINAIKEALDAEFNIKDLGRLKFFLEMEVAYSSQGIALHQRKYTLDLLDEFGMVEAKPASVPMPYNGKLAKDSGSKLPDLTKFRRLVGFVLIKMSMYELRRFVVDFVFGHTLTEYNLDSGSPFWATLI; this is encoded by the exons ATGGCAGACGTCTCTGTTTCAGACATAGAAGGGAATCGCGATCAAAACTTAGATCTAACCACAGCGGAGCTTCGAAGCTTAGCGAGATTGCTATCGAAGCTTTCTGACTCTAAGTTTCTAGATTTGAACTCAAATGGAGCCAGTTCAAGTGCAAGTGCTTTGGCAGATCCGTCGAGCGTTTACTACCTCCATCCAG AATTATATGCTATGAAGCAGGGGAACTTGAATATTGCAGAATATTACACAAAAATGAAGGTAGTTTGGGAAGACATTGAGAGTTTCAAACCAGTTCCAGTGTGTGTTAGCTGTGATGTGAATTGTGAATGTGGACTTAAAGTAGTTAGGAGTTACCGAAAAAGAAACTATGCGGTTCGATTTTTGTGTGGACTGAATGAGCAATTTAGTGACGTCCGATCACAGATCATGCTGATGAAGCCGTTTTTCGCTGTGAATGAAATGTTCCCTTTGCTTACTCAACAAGAGAGACAAATCCATGGGATGGATACTGAGATTAGGAGCTTCGCACTCTTGCCAATTCCACTCACAATTGCAATGATAATAGCGTCCCTAGAGGGAGAAGACAAGGAATGTGGGATGGAAGAGGTGGACGAAGTGGAAGAAATTCACCTAAGAGCTACTCATACTGTCACAACTCACAAG GTAAATAATGACAGTGGCGGTGGTTTGAAGCAGGACAAAGAGAAAGATGATCCACTATTGTCCAATCAGAGTTTGAGAGATGCACTAGTTGCCTTTCTTCGACAGGAAtgtacacaagcttgccatggagagAGCATGAGAGAAACCTGCAACTCTAACGCTGGACAGGGAG GAGCAACTGATCATGTGTCACACTCACTGCATTTTTTTACAACTTTTAGGCATATTAGGCCGATTTTG AGTCAGACCTCCTTGAAGAAGATTGGCACAGCTAGAGCATGTAAAGTGTTGTACATGTTAGCTACACCAGCTAATTTGCATGCATCATTAGCATTAGTTCCTTCTACATCTACGGACAGCATCATACATCAGCCAAAGGAGA GTCAAGCTGTGCATATAATTAATCGACTGCCATCTCCTATTTTAAAGTAtcaaacaccattttctactTTATATGGAAAAAATACTCATATTAGTCACCTTAGAACATTCGGTTGTTTGGCCTATGCATCTACATTAGCTCACGGTAGGAAGAAGTttgataagagggcaagaaagaGCATTTTTCTTGGTTTTAAATCAGGTACAAAAGGTTTTCTTCTATTTGATCTTGGAACTAGGGAGCTTTACTTGTCAAGGGATGTGGAATTTTATGAATCTTCCTTTCCGTACATGCTGTCCAATTTTAATATTGCTATGGATACCTCCAAATCTATTGGTTCCAACCATGGTTCGGATGTTGTACTACTCGATCCTTTTACTTGTGATTATTCTTCTTTGGATAGTGTCGTATCTTACCATTCTGCATCTGCATCTGCATCTCATTCATCCTATCCTTTAGTTGTTAATGAGCATGTTGGGGATCCATCTGAATCCTTGCATCAAAACAGTTCATTGTCTGAGTCCATGCATCAAAATAGTTCATCTACATCTTCTTCTATAGTTTTCCTATGCCAGTCAACTCGGGTTAGCAGACCACCACACTACTTGCGTGACTACTATTGCATGTTAGCTAGGATAAATTGCTCTAGCTTACAATCTGATTCACGGAAGTATGGCCTGTCGCAAATGGTGCATTATGGGAAGCTGTCCCCAACTTTTAGAGCTTTTTCCCTTGCTCTGACCACAACCGAGGAGCCAAAAACATATAAGCAGGCTGTGGCTCATGAATGTTGGAAAAACGCTATTAGTGTGGAGTTGCTCGCTCTTGAAAGGAACAAGACCTGGACCGTTACTTCTTTGCCTTTGGGAAAGCGTGCTATCG CAG TGTTATCCAGATATAATACAGTTGAAATTAATGCTATTAAGGAAGCCTTGGATGCTGAATTCAACATCAAGGATTTGGGAAGACTGAAGTTCTTCCTTGAAATGGAGGTAGCATACAGTTCTCAGGGTATTGCTTTACACCAAAGAAAGTATACCTTGGATCTCCTTGATGAGTTTGGGATGGTGGAAGCAAAACCAGCAAGTGTGCCTATGCCTTACAATGGAAAACTAGCTAAGGATAGTGGCTCTAAGCTCCCAGATTTGACAAAATTTAGAAG ATTGGTGGGTTTTGTCTTAATAAAAATGTCAATGTATGAGTTAAGGAGGTTTGTGGTTGattttg tttttgggcatactttgacggagtATAACTTGGACTCCGGATCCCCGTTTTGGGCCacacttatttag
- the LOC112749986 gene encoding homeobox protein knotted-1-like 6 isoform X2, translating to MEEMYGVPSTAEYADKALMTPENLIFPADYHSFLMSASSSSSASAAAATIPMLGSDELLSAAGIQQQQPPHNNEAMASTMMKAKIASHPHYPRLLQAYIDCQKVGAPPEIACLLEEIRRENDLFKRDDVVSTCFGADPELDEFMETYCELLVKYKSDLARPFDEATSFLNKIEMQLSNLCCNGASVPTLSDDGAVSSEEDFSAGDGDGGQDGQSRGEDRELKDRLLRKFGSHIGTLKLEFSKKKKKGKLPKEARQTLLQWWNVHYKWPYPTEADKIELAKSTGLDQKQINNWFINQRKRHWKPSENMQFSMMENLGGRFLPDE from the exons ATGGAGGAAATGTACGGAGTGCCGTCGACGGCGGAGTACGCCGACAAGGCCCTCATGACGCCGGAGAATCTGATCTTCCCTGCCGACTACCACAGCTTCCTCATGTCCGCTTCCTCGTCCTCCTCCGCCTCCGCCGCCGCAGCTACGATTCCTATGCTCGGATCCGACGAGCTTCTCTCTGCCGCTGGAATTCAACAGCAGCAACCACCGCACAACAACGAGGCCATGGCATCGACCATGATGAAAGCTAAAATCGCTTCTCATCCTCACTACCCTCGCCTCCTGCAAGCCTACATCGATTGCCAGAAG GTCGGCGCACCTCCAGAAATCGCGTGTTTGTTGGAGGAAATTCGCCGCGAAAACGACCTTTTCAAGAGAGACGACGTCGTTTCCACGTGCTTCGGAGCCGATCCCGAGCTGGACGAGTTCATG GAAACGTACTGTGAGTTGCTGGTGAAGTATAAATCGGACCTGGCTAGGCCGTTCGATGAGGCAACGAGCTTCCTTAACAAGATCGAAATGCAGTTAAGCAATCTCTGCTGCAACGGTGCTTCTGTTCCAACTCTTTCTG atGATGGAGCTGTGTCTTCAGAGGAAGATTTTAGTGCTGGAGATGGTGATGGAGGTCAAGATGGTCAATCAAGGGGTGAAGATCGTGAGCTTAAGGACAGGCTTCTGCGCAAGTTTGGGAGCCACATTGGTACTTTGAAATTGGAGTtctcaaagaagaaaaagaagggtaAGCTGCCTAAGGAAGCAAGGCAAACACTCCTTCAATGGTGGAATGTTCACTACAAATGGCCTTATCCTACG GAAGCTGACAAGATTGAACTGGCTAAGTCAACAGGGCTAGATCAGAAGCAAATTAACAATTGGTTTATTAATCAAAGAAAGCGTCACTGGAAGCCATCTGAGAATATGCAATTTTCTATGATGGAAAATCTTGGTGGCCGATTCCTTCCAGATGAATGA
- the LOC112749986 gene encoding homeobox protein knotted-1-like 6 isoform X1, with amino-acid sequence MEEMYGVPSTAEYADKALMTPENLIFPADYHSFLMSASSSSSASAAAATIPMLGSDELLSAAGIQQQQPPHNNEAMASTMMKAKIASHPHYPRLLQAYIDCQKVGAPPEIACLLEEIRRENDLFKRDDVVSTCFGADPELDEFMVMETYCELLVKYKSDLARPFDEATSFLNKIEMQLSNLCCNGASVPTLSDDGAVSSEEDFSAGDGDGGQDGQSRGEDRELKDRLLRKFGSHIGTLKLEFSKKKKKGKLPKEARQTLLQWWNVHYKWPYPTEADKIELAKSTGLDQKQINNWFINQRKRHWKPSENMQFSMMENLGGRFLPDE; translated from the exons ATGGAGGAAATGTACGGAGTGCCGTCGACGGCGGAGTACGCCGACAAGGCCCTCATGACGCCGGAGAATCTGATCTTCCCTGCCGACTACCACAGCTTCCTCATGTCCGCTTCCTCGTCCTCCTCCGCCTCCGCCGCCGCAGCTACGATTCCTATGCTCGGATCCGACGAGCTTCTCTCTGCCGCTGGAATTCAACAGCAGCAACCACCGCACAACAACGAGGCCATGGCATCGACCATGATGAAAGCTAAAATCGCTTCTCATCCTCACTACCCTCGCCTCCTGCAAGCCTACATCGATTGCCAGAAG GTCGGCGCACCTCCAGAAATCGCGTGTTTGTTGGAGGAAATTCGCCGCGAAAACGACCTTTTCAAGAGAGACGACGTCGTTTCCACGTGCTTCGGAGCCGATCCCGAGCTGGACGAGTTCATGGTCATG GAAACGTACTGTGAGTTGCTGGTGAAGTATAAATCGGACCTGGCTAGGCCGTTCGATGAGGCAACGAGCTTCCTTAACAAGATCGAAATGCAGTTAAGCAATCTCTGCTGCAACGGTGCTTCTGTTCCAACTCTTTCTG atGATGGAGCTGTGTCTTCAGAGGAAGATTTTAGTGCTGGAGATGGTGATGGAGGTCAAGATGGTCAATCAAGGGGTGAAGATCGTGAGCTTAAGGACAGGCTTCTGCGCAAGTTTGGGAGCCACATTGGTACTTTGAAATTGGAGTtctcaaagaagaaaaagaagggtaAGCTGCCTAAGGAAGCAAGGCAAACACTCCTTCAATGGTGGAATGTTCACTACAAATGGCCTTATCCTACG GAAGCTGACAAGATTGAACTGGCTAAGTCAACAGGGCTAGATCAGAAGCAAATTAACAATTGGTTTATTAATCAAAGAAAGCGTCACTGGAAGCCATCTGAGAATATGCAATTTTCTATGATGGAAAATCTTGGTGGCCGATTCCTTCCAGATGAATGA